The genomic DNA CGGTAGATAATGCGGTGGGGCATGATCACATAGTCAAAGTGAGAGGCCGTTAGAATGGTGTGCCGCAGAATACCGAGCGTCTTGATGCTTCCTACAAAGATGATGTTGTACTCCTCGAGATTAGCCGGCTTCAGATCCGAAGAACTCTTCAGCAGAGGCCTCTGCCGGAACGAGGAGAGCACGTTCAGTACCGGGGGCAGACTCCAGATGCTATGGTGGGGGTAGTATTTCTCCCGGTAGTCTGTTACCTCGATCGAGGGATATCGAGCCCTGAATGCCTTTAGATCGTCCTCGGAGTTGATGTTGATGTCGCGCACGTAGATTGTTCTGCCGTAGTCCCGTCGATACTCGGTGTAGAAAAAGTGATCGCCCACGGCGACCAAGACAGGGAGATTAGAGTGGGCGTACTCAACCCAGATCGGGTCCTCTGGGGAGATCGGCCGGTAGGCCTTGAGCTCTCTGCGCAGAGCGCGGCTGTCGGTCCACACCGCGACTGTCAAACCCAAGAGGGCGAGACTCAGGACGGCCATGGCCGCCTTTGCCAGCCGTCGCAGAAGGATTGGTCTGGGACGTTCGTTGGCTTCCGCCACAAAGTGCACTTCATAGCTCCCCTTAGGGATCTGCAGGCGGACCTTTTCCTCTTTCCCCTCAGTCAGGTAGTACTTCTCGAGCTTTTTTCTGAGCGCGTATACGTGGGACCTGACAATTGCATCTTCAGCCGGATTGAAATGTGCATCCTTGCCGAACACCTCAATGGCGATGGTGGTTTCCTTCAGGTGCCTTCCCGCATTCGTGGCCTCGACGAGATAGGTGAGAAGCTGTTGATGGACTCTTGAGCTAGCGAACTCTTCGCTCGCCAGGATCTTTTCCAAAAGCCGTTTCTGCTGTGAGTCGTCGATCATTCTTGCCCAACTCCTCGTCGGGTTACGATTGTGCACGATTAAGCGACGTCGCAAGGAATTTACGCATACTTCCCGCCAAATGCAACAAGAAAGTTGCCCAATCGAATCAGCCTCCATATGCTTAATGGTACGTGCCTTTCTGGAAACACGCGGCCACTGCAGTTTCACTTCTCGCAAGGCTCAGATAGCTTGGGGGTGTTGGCTGTAGGCGGCCACCGAACGACTAACCAGGAGGCCCCGAACTGCCCAGCTGTGCTTGACATGTATCAACGTCGGTGAACAATGTGATTCACTGTTTCGAACTTTACTTTGGGCGAATGAGGGGCTATATTCATGTGCGTTGATAGAAAAGCCGTCTCTCATTCGAAGGAGCGCTTATGAGGCGCGCGAGTATCTCCTGCGCAGACGCAGGCAACTCGTCTGCGAAGGTGAGGCGGGTCCCCATGTTTCCAGGACTGCTCGTTTTGCCACAGAGTTCATGGTCCATTGCGGACCTGAAGACGCTGTTGCTGACTGCCCCTCTGAGTTTTCAATCCAACCATTGCCTACACAGGTTCTCTTCTTTGCTTGCCCGCCCAGCAAGTCTCGCCATCAGCCGACGGCGAGGTATGGGGATCCACCTTCAGGAATGCGGCTAAGAGGAGAATAGGCCATGCGTGCGACAAAGTATTTTTCCATGCTGGCGTTGTTGATGTCCCTGGCTCTCGTTCTCCCGCGGGAGTCAGTGGCACAGGGGCATCTGTACGGTGTGGTCACGGACTCCGCTACCGCGAAGCCTCTGGTTGGCGCAAATGTATTCCTTGTTGGTACGGCGTTCGGCAGCTCGACCAATTTGGAGGGGCACTTCAGCATCAGCCGCGTGCCTCCGGGTCAATACACTCTGCGGGTCTCCTACATCGGCTACAAGACAAAGAACATCCCCGTGCAGGTTCGGTCGGGGCAGAGCTATCGGATCGATGCCGCGCTGGTGGTCGATGTGCTGGAAGGCCAGGCGATTGTGGTCACAGCGCAAGCCGTGGGCCAGGCCGCCGCCATCAACAGGCAGCTCACTGCCAACACCATTGTCAACGTAGTTTCTGAGGAGAAAATCCAGGAGCTCCCCGATGCGAACGCTGCCGAGGCGGTGGGAAGACTTCCTGGCGTGTCCATGCGGCGTTCGGGTGGCGAAGCAAACAAAATTGTCCTGCGCGGGCTAAGTGACAAGTTCTCGGCGTTTACCGTTGACGGTGTCAGAATCGCCCCCACCGATCCAGATGCGCGCGGAGTCGATCTCAGCACGATTTCCCAGGGCTCACTGGCCGGCATTGAACTCTACAAGGCAATAACCGCAGAGCAGGACGCAGACGCCATCGCCGGCAGTGTCAACTTTGTGACGCGCAGGGCGCCGTCCCCGATGGTTCTCCGAGTGGACGGACGAGGTTCGTACAATCGCCTCAAGAACACTTCCGACCAATACGACTGGGTCCTTCGGTATGGGCAGCGGTTCTTCCGCGAAGTACTGGGCGTGCAGGTGTCGGCGAATGTGGAGAAGAGAGATCGCAGCAAAGAGAACGTCAGCCTGGACTATGAACTCCGGGGCATCGCCAGCGGCACTGACTATGAGATCACCGATTTTACCCTCAATTACACCGACGAAACGCGCTCGCGTCGTGGCCTCAGTCTGCTGGTGGACGTGGACACACCCGACCGTGGCTCGATCCGGTTCAATAACATCTGGAACCGCACAGAGAGGAAGTTTATCGAATACCAGCGCAATTACCCCACTACGGGGGAGGAGCTGTTTTACAAGGCACGTGACCGTGAGCAAGAGATTAGCACCTACACTGGTTCGGTGACCGGCGACAATCACCTCTTTGGCTTCACTGCGAATTGGGGGCTGTCCTATGCCAATTCAAAGTCGCAGTTTCCCTTCGACTATGAGATTGATTTCACTGAGCCTTCCACGACGGACCCCCAGGGAAATCCGCTGTCGCACATGCGACCTGTGCCCACTTCCATTCTCCACGGACCGCCGGAACTCATTATCCCGTACGCCTTGAATAACTTCAGAATGGCCTACCTCTACACTGCCTACTATCGCGGCGAGAAGAACAACGACGTGGAGCGGACTGCATTCCTGAATATCTCGCGCGGCTACAGCCTCGGCCGGCTTTTTTCTGGGGAGATCAAGGTAGGAGCAAAGTATCGGGACCGGGCACGAGACAGAGCGCGTTCTGAGGTCTTCTCGCCCTACTACAACGAGGCTTTCGCGGAGTACGTCGAGTCGGGGGGTGCCATCGTGAGGAAGGACTTTGCGGGTACCCGCTTCGCGAACCTAGAGAAGACCGGCAACATGATTCTCATGACCAACTTCCTTGATCCAGTGCCGCTGGACAGGAAGTTGTTTGGCAAGTACGCGCTCTATCCGTTGCTCAATCGCGATGCAGTCCGCCTGTGGTGGGACCTCAATCGCAAGGGCTTCCAGGATCCGGAGGGAAGGAATCCCGAGTACGAACGCAACTTGGAGCCGGATGCGCTTTACTATGACATCACTGAACGCATCTCGGCCGCCTACGTGATGAACACGCTTCGCGTCGGGCAAAGGGTGACGCTCATTGCCGGTGCGCGGGTGGAGCGCGAGGACAATGACTACCTCTCCCGCTATTCCAAAGGAACACTGAGCGGCTTCCCCGTGCCAACCGGGATGATCCACGACACCACCGCAACCCACCGGGAGACGGTCTGGCTCCCGAATTTCCACATGATGGTGAAACCACTTCCCTTTGCCAACGTCCGCTTTGCCGCCTACAAGGCCCTCGCGCGTCCGGACTTTAACTACCGGCTGGCCAATGTAGTGACCAAGGCGCGGAGCACGTTCTTTCCGGGAAACAATCTTACTGTGGGCAATGCTGCCCTCAAGGCAGCGCAAGCCTGGAATTTTGAGGTGAACACGTCCTTTTTCGGCAACAGGATTGGTTTGCTTTCGGTGTCGGCCTTCTACAAAGACGTCAAGGACATGTTCCACTACATCAACGGACTGCCGTTCGTGGGGCAAGCCGCACTCGATAGTCTGGGCATTCGCATCAAGAATCCGTTTGGCACCAATGAGTTTGTGCTCTACTACCCTTACAACTCCACGAAGCCGACCATCGTCAAGGGTCTGGAGGTGGAACACCAAGCCAACCTTCGTTTCTTGCCAGGGCTGCTCAGCAACATCGTTCTGACCTACAACTTTTCCGTGGTACGTTCGGAGACGTACATTCCCACTACGCGCGTCGAAACGTACGAAGTTGTCGTTCCGCCATTGCCATTTCCCGTCAAGAAGACGCGGTATATTCTGGAGGAGCGCAAACAGAAGCTTGAAGGCCAACCAGAATTCTTTGGGAATTTCGCCATCGGCTACGACATAGGCGGATTCTCAGCGCGGCTTTCCGTATTCCACCAGGGGCGATACAATCGTACGTTCTCCTCGGATGGCCGGAGCGACGTCGTGCAAAACGCTTACACCCGCTGGGATCTGGCTGTGAAGCAGCAAATTACTCCCAATCTGGCACTGATGTTCAACGTCAACAACATTTCCAATATCCACGAGGGGAC from Calditrichota bacterium includes the following:
- a CDS encoding helix-turn-helix domain-containing protein, with product MIDDSQQKRLLEKILASEEFASSRVHQQLLTYLVEATNAGRHLKETTIAIEVFGKDAHFNPAEDAIVRSHVYALRKKLEKYYLTEGKEEKVRLQIPKGSYEVHFVAEANERPRPILLRRLAKAAMAVLSLALLGLTVAVWTDSRALRRELKAYRPISPEDPIWVEYAHSNLPVLVAVGDHFFYTEYRRDYGRTIYVRDININSEDDLKAFRARYPSIEVTDYREKYYPHHSIWSLPPVLNVLSSFRQRPLLKSSSDLKPANLEEYNIIFVGSIKTLGILRHTILTASHFDYVIMPHRIIYRPPGSDSMRVFESPLASEGPNEDLALILKLPGPKKNAILVVASFGSLGAPEAVKHLTEPSKLALLEELLRKKCGKVPEYFELLLRVSGIDKVAFDAEVLVMQELEREKPRVLPLE
- a CDS encoding TonB-dependent receptor, translated to MLALLMSLALVLPRESVAQGHLYGVVTDSATAKPLVGANVFLVGTAFGSSTNLEGHFSISRVPPGQYTLRVSYIGYKTKNIPVQVRSGQSYRIDAALVVDVLEGQAIVVTAQAVGQAAAINRQLTANTIVNVVSEEKIQELPDANAAEAVGRLPGVSMRRSGGEANKIVLRGLSDKFSAFTVDGVRIAPTDPDARGVDLSTISQGSLAGIELYKAITAEQDADAIAGSVNFVTRRAPSPMVLRVDGRGSYNRLKNTSDQYDWVLRYGQRFFREVLGVQVSANVEKRDRSKENVSLDYELRGIASGTDYEITDFTLNYTDETRSRRGLSLLVDVDTPDRGSIRFNNIWNRTERKFIEYQRNYPTTGEELFYKARDREQEISTYTGSVTGDNHLFGFTANWGLSYANSKSQFPFDYEIDFTEPSTTDPQGNPLSHMRPVPTSILHGPPELIIPYALNNFRMAYLYTAYYRGEKNNDVERTAFLNISRGYSLGRLFSGEIKVGAKYRDRARDRARSEVFSPYYNEAFAEYVESGGAIVRKDFAGTRFANLEKTGNMILMTNFLDPVPLDRKLFGKYALYPLLNRDAVRLWWDLNRKGFQDPEGRNPEYERNLEPDALYYDITERISAAYVMNTLRVGQRVTLIAGARVEREDNDYLSRYSKGTLSGFPVPTGMIHDTTATHRETVWLPNFHMMVKPLPFANVRFAAYKALARPDFNYRLANVVTKARSTFFPGNNLTVGNAALKAAQAWNFEVNTSFFGNRIGLLSVSAFYKDVKDMFHYINGLPFVGQAALDSLGIRIKNPFGTNEFVLYYPYNSTKPTIVKGLEVEHQANLRFLPGLLSNIVLTYNFSVVRSETYIPTTRVETYEVVVPPLPFPVKKTRYILEERKQKLEGQPEFFGNFAIGYDIGGFSARLSVFHQGRYNRTFSSDGRSDVVQNAYTRWDLAVKQQITPNLALMFNVNNISNIHEGTSVLNRIQGWDLLSTDEIYGISADLGLRMSL